Proteins encoded in a region of the Canis lupus familiaris isolate Mischka breed German Shepherd chromosome 1, alternate assembly UU_Cfam_GSD_1.0, whole genome shotgun sequence genome:
- the LOC476372 gene encoding ATP synthase subunit f, mitochondrial-like isoform X2 produces the protein MASPVPVKEKKLMEVKLGDLPGCILMRDFTPKGIAGAFQREHERLRKYH, from the exons atggCGTCGCCCGTACCAGTGAAGGAAAAGAAGCTCATGGAGGTGAAACTAGGAGACCTGCCAGGCTGTATACTGATGCGGGATTTCACCCCTAAGGGCATTGCTGGAGCATTTCAAAGAG AACATGAACGGCTACGCAAGTACCACTGA
- the LOC476372 gene encoding ATP synthase subunit f, mitochondrial-like isoform X1 gives MASPVPVKEKKLMEVKLGDLPGCILMRDFTPKGIAGAFQRGYYWYCNMYINVNKGGVAGISMVLAAYVLFNYCRSYKELKHERLRKYH, from the coding sequence atggCGTCGCCCGTACCAGTGAAGGAAAAGAAGCTCATGGAGGTGAAACTAGGAGACCTGCCAGGCTGTATACTGATGCGGGATTTCACCCCTAAGGGCATTGCTGGAGCATTTCAAAGAGGTTACTACTGGTATTGCAACATGTATATCAATGTGAATAAAGGGGGCGTTGCTGGGATTTCTATGGTGCTGGCTGCTTATGTGCTTTTCAACTACTGTCGTTCTTACAAGGAGCTCAAACATGAACGGCTACGCAAGTACCACTGA